A single Xiphias gladius isolate SHS-SW01 ecotype Sanya breed wild chromosome 22, ASM1685928v1, whole genome shotgun sequence DNA region contains:
- the si:ch1073-90m23.1 gene encoding rap1 GTPase-activating protein 2 isoform X3, with translation MSISSTTSCLQRTAERLRRACLSRSSMPHSNILLTNCLQDSDTKATEREKRNDMSFSRKRSFTFGAYGGVDRFMCGDETRNESAEDNILEILDSPDSESKPFLPASSNQRDTELFEIIEKLQASRIEEQRCEFPLPLKSQLLTIGGELPLILPSKLGGYWIDPPLERLVDVSPTSSHYGLDPGQYNIMERDGEAKVYHKFFRSRHHHSFTAVDPFLGPLVLSVCLEEEENKLRVILRMKECSLHGVFTVFLFPNIPSAVELAKMLCDKVTVSKFEVVSYLKAPELITAFDEHSVSSNFKFGILYQKDGQFTEEDILSNTDESEEFKEFLSILGETIQLQGFTRFRGGLDVCHGQTGSEAVFTSFHGREIMFHVATKLPFTEGDPQQLQRKRHIGNDIVALVYQEGQTPFLSDVIKSHFLHCYLVVRRIRKGEETGGAVYQVSATARDDVPPFGPVIPDPPVFTDVRNYAKHSVLREFLLTKLINAEISSYKAERFRRLELRTRSSLLESLQAELSTRSQCMTGAPSLSALTSSESIRGVSEGSGGFIENFKRAIRVRSHSLETPGVPRKTLGSTSQKPKTEKDGESDKSPGLLSCPADGLGPAELKDQACPQGET, from the exons ATGAGCATCTCATCCACCACCAGCTGTTTACAGAGAACAGCAGAGCGTCTCCGAAGAGCCTGTCTGTCCCGCTCCAGCATGCCACACTCCAACATTTTGCTAACAAACTGCTTACAGGACAG tgacaccaAAGCcacggagagagaaaagaggaatgaCATGTCCTTCTCCAGAAAGAGAAGTTTCACTTTTGGGGCATATGGAGG TGTGGACAGATTCATGTGTGGGGATGAGACAAG AAATGAATCTGCAGAAGACAACATACTGGAGATCCTGGACTCTCCTGACAGTGAGAGCAAGCCATTCCTCCCTGCCAGCAGCAACCAGAGG GACACAGAGCTGTTTGAAATCATTGAAAAGCTGCAG GCCAGCAGGATTGAGGAGCAGCGGTGTGAATTCCCTCTGCCTCTGAAG tCTCAGCTTTTAACAATAGGTGGAGAACTGCCACTCATTCTCCCTTCAAAGTTGGGAGGCTACTGGATTGACCCCCCACTGGAGAGGCTTGTAGATGTGAGTCCCACCTCTTCCCACTATGGCCTTGATCCAGGGCAATACAACATCatggaaagagatggagaggctAAAGTCTACCACAAGTTCTTCCGATCAAGG CACCATCACTCATTCACAGCAGTGGATCCATTTTTGGGGCCGCtggttctctctgtgtgtttggaggaagaggagaataAGCTACGGGTGATACTAAG AATGAAGGAGTGCTCTTTGCATGGagttttcactgtgtttctctTCCCGAACATCCCATCTGCTGTTGAATTAGCAAAG ATGCTCTGCGACAAAGTGACTGTCTCAAAGTTTGAAGTGGTCAGCTACCTCAAG GCTCCAGAACTCATAACCGCATTCGATGAGCACAGTGTGTCTTCGAATTTcaagtttggcattttgtacCAAAAGGATGGGCAG TTCACTGAGGAGGACATACTCAGTAACACTGACGAAAGCGAAGAATTTAAGGAGTTCCTCTCCATTTTGGGAGAGACAATTCAGCTGCAAGGCTTTACCCG GTTCAGGGGAGGACTGGATGTGTGTCATGGTCAGACAGGAAGTGAAGCAGTCTTCACTTCCTTTCATGGAAGAGAAATCATGTTCCATGTCGCAACTAAACTGCCTTTCACAGAGGGCGACCCGCAGCAG ttacagagaaaaagacacattgGTAATGACATTGTAGCTTTGGTCTACCAGGAGGGCCAAACCCCTTTTCTGTCTGATGTCATCAAGTCTCACTTCCTGCACTGTTACCTGGTGGTCCGGAGGATTCGGAAAGGGGAGGAGACAGGTGGAGCTGTTTACCag GTGTCTGCCACAGCCAGAGATGATGTTCCTCCTTTTGGTCCAGTCATCCCAGATCCTCCTGTCTTCACAGATGTAAGAAACTATGCCAAG CATTCTGTCTTGAGAGAATTTCTTCTGACCAAGCTTATCAATGCAGAGATTTCCAGCTATAAGGCTGAGCGCTTCAGGAGATTAGAG CTCCGGACTCGTTCCTCGCTCCTTGAGAGCTTGCAGGCTGAGCTCTCCACCCGTTCCCAGTGCATGACGGGGgctccatctctgtctgcaCTCACCTCTTCTGAAAGCATACGGGGGGTGTCAGAGGGGAGTGGAGGATTCATTGAAAACTTTAAG AGAGCCATCCGAGTGCGGAGCCATTCTTTGGAGACTCCTGGGGTACCCAGGAAGACTCTCGGCAGTACATCACAGAAGCCAAAG acagagaaagatggagagag TGACAAATCTCCAGGACTTCTTTCTTGTCCCGCTGACGGTTTGGGACCAGCTGAACTCAAAGATCAAGCATGTCCTCAAGGGGAGACATAA
- the si:ch1073-90m23.1 gene encoding rap1 GTPase-activating protein 2 isoform X4 codes for MSISSTTSCLQRTAERLRRACLSRSSMPHSNILLTNCLQDSVDRFMCGDETRNESAEDNILEILDSPDSESKPFLPASSNQRDTELFEIIEKLQASRIEEQRCEFPLPLKSQLLTIGGELPLILPSKLGGYWIDPPLERLVDVSPTSSHYGLDPGQYNIMERDGEAKVYHKFFRSRHHHSFTAVDPFLGPLVLSVCLEEEENKLRVILRMKECSLHGVFTVFLFPNIPSAVELAKMLCDKVTVSKFEVVSYLKAPELITAFDEHSVSSNFKFGILYQKDGQFTEEDILSNTDESEEFKEFLSILGETIQLQGFTRFRGGLDVCHGQTGSEAVFTSFHGREIMFHVATKLPFTEGDPQQLQRKRHIGNDIVALVYQEGQTPFLSDVIKSHFLHCYLVVRRIRKGEETGGAVYQVSATARDDVPPFGPVIPDPPVFTDVRNYAKHSVLREFLLTKLINAEISSYKAERFRRLELRTRSSLLESLQAELSTRSQCMTGAPSLSALTSSESIRGVSEGSGGFIENFKRAIRVRSHSLETPGVPRKTLGSTSQKPKTEKDGESDKSPGLLSCPADGLGPAELKDQACPQGET; via the exons ATGAGCATCTCATCCACCACCAGCTGTTTACAGAGAACAGCAGAGCGTCTCCGAAGAGCCTGTCTGTCCCGCTCCAGCATGCCACACTCCAACATTTTGCTAACAAACTGCTTACAGGACAG TGTGGACAGATTCATGTGTGGGGATGAGACAAG AAATGAATCTGCAGAAGACAACATACTGGAGATCCTGGACTCTCCTGACAGTGAGAGCAAGCCATTCCTCCCTGCCAGCAGCAACCAGAGG GACACAGAGCTGTTTGAAATCATTGAAAAGCTGCAG GCCAGCAGGATTGAGGAGCAGCGGTGTGAATTCCCTCTGCCTCTGAAG tCTCAGCTTTTAACAATAGGTGGAGAACTGCCACTCATTCTCCCTTCAAAGTTGGGAGGCTACTGGATTGACCCCCCACTGGAGAGGCTTGTAGATGTGAGTCCCACCTCTTCCCACTATGGCCTTGATCCAGGGCAATACAACATCatggaaagagatggagaggctAAAGTCTACCACAAGTTCTTCCGATCAAGG CACCATCACTCATTCACAGCAGTGGATCCATTTTTGGGGCCGCtggttctctctgtgtgtttggaggaagaggagaataAGCTACGGGTGATACTAAG AATGAAGGAGTGCTCTTTGCATGGagttttcactgtgtttctctTCCCGAACATCCCATCTGCTGTTGAATTAGCAAAG ATGCTCTGCGACAAAGTGACTGTCTCAAAGTTTGAAGTGGTCAGCTACCTCAAG GCTCCAGAACTCATAACCGCATTCGATGAGCACAGTGTGTCTTCGAATTTcaagtttggcattttgtacCAAAAGGATGGGCAG TTCACTGAGGAGGACATACTCAGTAACACTGACGAAAGCGAAGAATTTAAGGAGTTCCTCTCCATTTTGGGAGAGACAATTCAGCTGCAAGGCTTTACCCG GTTCAGGGGAGGACTGGATGTGTGTCATGGTCAGACAGGAAGTGAAGCAGTCTTCACTTCCTTTCATGGAAGAGAAATCATGTTCCATGTCGCAACTAAACTGCCTTTCACAGAGGGCGACCCGCAGCAG ttacagagaaaaagacacattgGTAATGACATTGTAGCTTTGGTCTACCAGGAGGGCCAAACCCCTTTTCTGTCTGATGTCATCAAGTCTCACTTCCTGCACTGTTACCTGGTGGTCCGGAGGATTCGGAAAGGGGAGGAGACAGGTGGAGCTGTTTACCag GTGTCTGCCACAGCCAGAGATGATGTTCCTCCTTTTGGTCCAGTCATCCCAGATCCTCCTGTCTTCACAGATGTAAGAAACTATGCCAAG CATTCTGTCTTGAGAGAATTTCTTCTGACCAAGCTTATCAATGCAGAGATTTCCAGCTATAAGGCTGAGCGCTTCAGGAGATTAGAG CTCCGGACTCGTTCCTCGCTCCTTGAGAGCTTGCAGGCTGAGCTCTCCACCCGTTCCCAGTGCATGACGGGGgctccatctctgtctgcaCTCACCTCTTCTGAAAGCATACGGGGGGTGTCAGAGGGGAGTGGAGGATTCATTGAAAACTTTAAG AGAGCCATCCGAGTGCGGAGCCATTCTTTGGAGACTCCTGGGGTACCCAGGAAGACTCTCGGCAGTACATCACAGAAGCCAAAG acagagaaagatggagagag TGACAAATCTCCAGGACTTCTTTCTTGTCCCGCTGACGGTTTGGGACCAGCTGAACTCAAAGATCAAGCATGTCCTCAAGGGGAGACATAA
- the si:ch1073-90m23.1 gene encoding rap1 GTPase-activating protein 2 isoform X2: protein MSISSTTSCLQRTAERLRRACLSRSSMPHSNILLTNCLQDSKLGCTNTHSDTKATEREKRNDMSFSRKRSFTFGAYGGVDRFMCGDETRNESAEDNILEILDSPDSESKPFLPASSNQRDTELFEIIEKLQASRIEEQRCEFPLPLKSQLLTIGGELPLILPSKLGGYWIDPPLERLVDVSPTSSHYGLDPGQYNIMERDGEAKVYHKFFRSRHHHSFTAVDPFLGPLVLSVCLEEEENKLRVILRMKECSLHGVFTVFLFPNIPSAVELAKMLCDKVTVSKFEVVSYLKAPELITAFDEHSVSSNFKFGILYQKDGQFTEEDILSNTDESEEFKEFLSILGETIQLQGFTRFRGGLDVCHGQTGSEAVFTSFHGREIMFHVATKLPFTEGDPQQLQRKRHIGNDIVALVYQEGQTPFLSDVIKSHFLHCYLVVRRIRKGEETGGAVYQVSATARDDVPPFGPVIPDPPVFTDHSVLREFLLTKLINAEISSYKAERFRRLELRTRSSLLESLQAELSTRSQCMTGAPSLSALTSSESIRGVSEGSGGFIENFKRAIRVRSHSLETPGVPRKTLGSTSQKPKTEKDGESDKSPGLLSCPADGLGPAELKDQACPQGET, encoded by the exons ATGAGCATCTCATCCACCACCAGCTGTTTACAGAGAACAGCAGAGCGTCTCCGAAGAGCCTGTCTGTCCCGCTCCAGCATGCCACACTCCAACATTTTGCTAACAAACTGCTTACAGGACAG CAAACTGggatgtacaaacacacacagtgacaccaAAGCcacggagagagaaaagaggaatgaCATGTCCTTCTCCAGAAAGAGAAGTTTCACTTTTGGGGCATATGGAGG TGTGGACAGATTCATGTGTGGGGATGAGACAAG AAATGAATCTGCAGAAGACAACATACTGGAGATCCTGGACTCTCCTGACAGTGAGAGCAAGCCATTCCTCCCTGCCAGCAGCAACCAGAGG GACACAGAGCTGTTTGAAATCATTGAAAAGCTGCAG GCCAGCAGGATTGAGGAGCAGCGGTGTGAATTCCCTCTGCCTCTGAAG tCTCAGCTTTTAACAATAGGTGGAGAACTGCCACTCATTCTCCCTTCAAAGTTGGGAGGCTACTGGATTGACCCCCCACTGGAGAGGCTTGTAGATGTGAGTCCCACCTCTTCCCACTATGGCCTTGATCCAGGGCAATACAACATCatggaaagagatggagaggctAAAGTCTACCACAAGTTCTTCCGATCAAGG CACCATCACTCATTCACAGCAGTGGATCCATTTTTGGGGCCGCtggttctctctgtgtgtttggaggaagaggagaataAGCTACGGGTGATACTAAG AATGAAGGAGTGCTCTTTGCATGGagttttcactgtgtttctctTCCCGAACATCCCATCTGCTGTTGAATTAGCAAAG ATGCTCTGCGACAAAGTGACTGTCTCAAAGTTTGAAGTGGTCAGCTACCTCAAG GCTCCAGAACTCATAACCGCATTCGATGAGCACAGTGTGTCTTCGAATTTcaagtttggcattttgtacCAAAAGGATGGGCAG TTCACTGAGGAGGACATACTCAGTAACACTGACGAAAGCGAAGAATTTAAGGAGTTCCTCTCCATTTTGGGAGAGACAATTCAGCTGCAAGGCTTTACCCG GTTCAGGGGAGGACTGGATGTGTGTCATGGTCAGACAGGAAGTGAAGCAGTCTTCACTTCCTTTCATGGAAGAGAAATCATGTTCCATGTCGCAACTAAACTGCCTTTCACAGAGGGCGACCCGCAGCAG ttacagagaaaaagacacattgGTAATGACATTGTAGCTTTGGTCTACCAGGAGGGCCAAACCCCTTTTCTGTCTGATGTCATCAAGTCTCACTTCCTGCACTGTTACCTGGTGGTCCGGAGGATTCGGAAAGGGGAGGAGACAGGTGGAGCTGTTTACCag GTGTCTGCCACAGCCAGAGATGATGTTCCTCCTTTTGGTCCAGTCATCCCAGATCCTCCTGTCTTCACAGAT CATTCTGTCTTGAGAGAATTTCTTCTGACCAAGCTTATCAATGCAGAGATTTCCAGCTATAAGGCTGAGCGCTTCAGGAGATTAGAG CTCCGGACTCGTTCCTCGCTCCTTGAGAGCTTGCAGGCTGAGCTCTCCACCCGTTCCCAGTGCATGACGGGGgctccatctctgtctgcaCTCACCTCTTCTGAAAGCATACGGGGGGTGTCAGAGGGGAGTGGAGGATTCATTGAAAACTTTAAG AGAGCCATCCGAGTGCGGAGCCATTCTTTGGAGACTCCTGGGGTACCCAGGAAGACTCTCGGCAGTACATCACAGAAGCCAAAG acagagaaagatggagagag TGACAAATCTCCAGGACTTCTTTCTTGTCCCGCTGACGGTTTGGGACCAGCTGAACTCAAAGATCAAGCATGTCCTCAAGGGGAGACATAA
- the si:ch1073-90m23.1 gene encoding rap1 GTPase-activating protein 2 isoform X1, with product MSISSTTSCLQRTAERLRRACLSRSSMPHSNILLTNCLQDSKLGCTNTHSDTKATEREKRNDMSFSRKRSFTFGAYGGVDRFMCGDETRNESAEDNILEILDSPDSESKPFLPASSNQRDTELFEIIEKLQASRIEEQRCEFPLPLKSQLLTIGGELPLILPSKLGGYWIDPPLERLVDVSPTSSHYGLDPGQYNIMERDGEAKVYHKFFRSRHHHSFTAVDPFLGPLVLSVCLEEEENKLRVILRMKECSLHGVFTVFLFPNIPSAVELAKMLCDKVTVSKFEVVSYLKAPELITAFDEHSVSSNFKFGILYQKDGQFTEEDILSNTDESEEFKEFLSILGETIQLQGFTRFRGGLDVCHGQTGSEAVFTSFHGREIMFHVATKLPFTEGDPQQLQRKRHIGNDIVALVYQEGQTPFLSDVIKSHFLHCYLVVRRIRKGEETGGAVYQVSATARDDVPPFGPVIPDPPVFTDVRNYAKHSVLREFLLTKLINAEISSYKAERFRRLELRTRSSLLESLQAELSTRSQCMTGAPSLSALTSSESIRGVSEGSGGFIENFKRAIRVRSHSLETPGVPRKTLGSTSQKPKTEKDGESDKSPGLLSCPADGLGPAELKDQACPQGET from the exons ATGAGCATCTCATCCACCACCAGCTGTTTACAGAGAACAGCAGAGCGTCTCCGAAGAGCCTGTCTGTCCCGCTCCAGCATGCCACACTCCAACATTTTGCTAACAAACTGCTTACAGGACAG CAAACTGggatgtacaaacacacacagtgacaccaAAGCcacggagagagaaaagaggaatgaCATGTCCTTCTCCAGAAAGAGAAGTTTCACTTTTGGGGCATATGGAGG TGTGGACAGATTCATGTGTGGGGATGAGACAAG AAATGAATCTGCAGAAGACAACATACTGGAGATCCTGGACTCTCCTGACAGTGAGAGCAAGCCATTCCTCCCTGCCAGCAGCAACCAGAGG GACACAGAGCTGTTTGAAATCATTGAAAAGCTGCAG GCCAGCAGGATTGAGGAGCAGCGGTGTGAATTCCCTCTGCCTCTGAAG tCTCAGCTTTTAACAATAGGTGGAGAACTGCCACTCATTCTCCCTTCAAAGTTGGGAGGCTACTGGATTGACCCCCCACTGGAGAGGCTTGTAGATGTGAGTCCCACCTCTTCCCACTATGGCCTTGATCCAGGGCAATACAACATCatggaaagagatggagaggctAAAGTCTACCACAAGTTCTTCCGATCAAGG CACCATCACTCATTCACAGCAGTGGATCCATTTTTGGGGCCGCtggttctctctgtgtgtttggaggaagaggagaataAGCTACGGGTGATACTAAG AATGAAGGAGTGCTCTTTGCATGGagttttcactgtgtttctctTCCCGAACATCCCATCTGCTGTTGAATTAGCAAAG ATGCTCTGCGACAAAGTGACTGTCTCAAAGTTTGAAGTGGTCAGCTACCTCAAG GCTCCAGAACTCATAACCGCATTCGATGAGCACAGTGTGTCTTCGAATTTcaagtttggcattttgtacCAAAAGGATGGGCAG TTCACTGAGGAGGACATACTCAGTAACACTGACGAAAGCGAAGAATTTAAGGAGTTCCTCTCCATTTTGGGAGAGACAATTCAGCTGCAAGGCTTTACCCG GTTCAGGGGAGGACTGGATGTGTGTCATGGTCAGACAGGAAGTGAAGCAGTCTTCACTTCCTTTCATGGAAGAGAAATCATGTTCCATGTCGCAACTAAACTGCCTTTCACAGAGGGCGACCCGCAGCAG ttacagagaaaaagacacattgGTAATGACATTGTAGCTTTGGTCTACCAGGAGGGCCAAACCCCTTTTCTGTCTGATGTCATCAAGTCTCACTTCCTGCACTGTTACCTGGTGGTCCGGAGGATTCGGAAAGGGGAGGAGACAGGTGGAGCTGTTTACCag GTGTCTGCCACAGCCAGAGATGATGTTCCTCCTTTTGGTCCAGTCATCCCAGATCCTCCTGTCTTCACAGATGTAAGAAACTATGCCAAG CATTCTGTCTTGAGAGAATTTCTTCTGACCAAGCTTATCAATGCAGAGATTTCCAGCTATAAGGCTGAGCGCTTCAGGAGATTAGAG CTCCGGACTCGTTCCTCGCTCCTTGAGAGCTTGCAGGCTGAGCTCTCCACCCGTTCCCAGTGCATGACGGGGgctccatctctgtctgcaCTCACCTCTTCTGAAAGCATACGGGGGGTGTCAGAGGGGAGTGGAGGATTCATTGAAAACTTTAAG AGAGCCATCCGAGTGCGGAGCCATTCTTTGGAGACTCCTGGGGTACCCAGGAAGACTCTCGGCAGTACATCACAGAAGCCAAAG acagagaaagatggagagag TGACAAATCTCCAGGACTTCTTTCTTGTCCCGCTGACGGTTTGGGACCAGCTGAACTCAAAGATCAAGCATGTCCTCAAGGGGAGACATAA
- the si:ch1073-90m23.1 gene encoding rap1 GTPase-activating protein 2 isoform X5 — protein MSFSRKRSFTFGAYGGVDRFMCGDETRNESAEDNILEILDSPDSESKPFLPASSNQRDTELFEIIEKLQASRIEEQRCEFPLPLKSQLLTIGGELPLILPSKLGGYWIDPPLERLVDVSPTSSHYGLDPGQYNIMERDGEAKVYHKFFRSRHHHSFTAVDPFLGPLVLSVCLEEEENKLRVILRMKECSLHGVFTVFLFPNIPSAVELAKMLCDKVTVSKFEVVSYLKAPELITAFDEHSVSSNFKFGILYQKDGQFTEEDILSNTDESEEFKEFLSILGETIQLQGFTRFRGGLDVCHGQTGSEAVFTSFHGREIMFHVATKLPFTEGDPQQLQRKRHIGNDIVALVYQEGQTPFLSDVIKSHFLHCYLVVRRIRKGEETGGAVYQVSATARDDVPPFGPVIPDPPVFTDVRNYAKHSVLREFLLTKLINAEISSYKAERFRRLELRTRSSLLESLQAELSTRSQCMTGAPSLSALTSSESIRGVSEGSGGFIENFKRAIRVRSHSLETPGVPRKTLGSTSQKPKTEKDGESDKSPGLLSCPADGLGPAELKDQACPQGET, from the exons ATGTCCTTCTCCAGAAAGAGAAGTTTCACTTTTGGGGCATATGGAGG TGTGGACAGATTCATGTGTGGGGATGAGACAAG AAATGAATCTGCAGAAGACAACATACTGGAGATCCTGGACTCTCCTGACAGTGAGAGCAAGCCATTCCTCCCTGCCAGCAGCAACCAGAGG GACACAGAGCTGTTTGAAATCATTGAAAAGCTGCAG GCCAGCAGGATTGAGGAGCAGCGGTGTGAATTCCCTCTGCCTCTGAAG tCTCAGCTTTTAACAATAGGTGGAGAACTGCCACTCATTCTCCCTTCAAAGTTGGGAGGCTACTGGATTGACCCCCCACTGGAGAGGCTTGTAGATGTGAGTCCCACCTCTTCCCACTATGGCCTTGATCCAGGGCAATACAACATCatggaaagagatggagaggctAAAGTCTACCACAAGTTCTTCCGATCAAGG CACCATCACTCATTCACAGCAGTGGATCCATTTTTGGGGCCGCtggttctctctgtgtgtttggaggaagaggagaataAGCTACGGGTGATACTAAG AATGAAGGAGTGCTCTTTGCATGGagttttcactgtgtttctctTCCCGAACATCCCATCTGCTGTTGAATTAGCAAAG ATGCTCTGCGACAAAGTGACTGTCTCAAAGTTTGAAGTGGTCAGCTACCTCAAG GCTCCAGAACTCATAACCGCATTCGATGAGCACAGTGTGTCTTCGAATTTcaagtttggcattttgtacCAAAAGGATGGGCAG TTCACTGAGGAGGACATACTCAGTAACACTGACGAAAGCGAAGAATTTAAGGAGTTCCTCTCCATTTTGGGAGAGACAATTCAGCTGCAAGGCTTTACCCG GTTCAGGGGAGGACTGGATGTGTGTCATGGTCAGACAGGAAGTGAAGCAGTCTTCACTTCCTTTCATGGAAGAGAAATCATGTTCCATGTCGCAACTAAACTGCCTTTCACAGAGGGCGACCCGCAGCAG ttacagagaaaaagacacattgGTAATGACATTGTAGCTTTGGTCTACCAGGAGGGCCAAACCCCTTTTCTGTCTGATGTCATCAAGTCTCACTTCCTGCACTGTTACCTGGTGGTCCGGAGGATTCGGAAAGGGGAGGAGACAGGTGGAGCTGTTTACCag GTGTCTGCCACAGCCAGAGATGATGTTCCTCCTTTTGGTCCAGTCATCCCAGATCCTCCTGTCTTCACAGATGTAAGAAACTATGCCAAG CATTCTGTCTTGAGAGAATTTCTTCTGACCAAGCTTATCAATGCAGAGATTTCCAGCTATAAGGCTGAGCGCTTCAGGAGATTAGAG CTCCGGACTCGTTCCTCGCTCCTTGAGAGCTTGCAGGCTGAGCTCTCCACCCGTTCCCAGTGCATGACGGGGgctccatctctgtctgcaCTCACCTCTTCTGAAAGCATACGGGGGGTGTCAGAGGGGAGTGGAGGATTCATTGAAAACTTTAAG AGAGCCATCCGAGTGCGGAGCCATTCTTTGGAGACTCCTGGGGTACCCAGGAAGACTCTCGGCAGTACATCACAGAAGCCAAAG acagagaaagatggagagag TGACAAATCTCCAGGACTTCTTTCTTGTCCCGCTGACGGTTTGGGACCAGCTGAACTCAAAGATCAAGCATGTCCTCAAGGGGAGACATAA
- the casp2 gene encoding caspase-2, with the protein MHESMDFSLDADSPINTPVLPCSPAFYLSNCQQSYRMNSSPRGFTLVISNVTFDPCAAADLDPRKGGEVDDEVLRKVFTELDYSVTVHRDLTAQGMRSCIENFCRWPDHRTVDSCVVCLLSHGVEGAVYGTDGQLLQLDWVFEAFDNAHCPQLQNKPKMFFIQACRGDEMDCGVEQIDGPARTCSPSCEQRDAGREGQGDADSRQSGNIGRPRIKLPQRSDMICGFASLKGTAAMRNTKRGSWFIQELNTALRLNARDTHLADILVQVNGRIKEREGYAPGTAHHRCKEMSEFTSSLCKDLYLFPNPAVELDVSQPLDHLGKSAVGKDFICGF; encoded by the exons ATGCATG AGTCCATGGACTTTAGTCTGGATGCAGATAGTCCCATCAACACTCCTGTTCTCCCATGCAGTCCTGCCTTTTACCTCTCTAACTGCCAGCAG TCTTACAGAATGAATTCATCCCCCCGTGGCTTTACCTTGGTGATCAGTAacgtgacctttgacccttgtgctgctgctgacctTGACCCCAGGAAGGGAGGTGAAGTTGATGATGAGGTCCTCCGGAAGGTCTTCACAGAGCTGGACTACTCAGTCACTGTCCACAGAGACCTCACTGctcag GGCATGAGGTCATGCATTGAGAATTTTTGCCGATGGCCAGACCACCGGACAGTGGACAGTTGTGTGGTGTGTCTGCTCTCCCATGGAGTGGAAGGAGCTGTGTATGGCACAGACGGACAGCTCCTGCAG CTGGACTGGGTGTTTGAGGCCTTTGACAATGCACACTGTCCACAGCtacaaaataaaccaaagatgTTTTTCATCCAGGCCTGCAGGGGAG ATGAAATGGACTGTGGAGTGGAGCAGATAGATGGACCAGCAAGGACCTGCTCACCAAGCTGTGAACAGCGAGATGCTGGGAGGGAAGGACAGGGGGATGCAGACTCTAGACAGAGTGGGAACATCGGGAGGCCTAGGATTAAACTGCCCCAGCGGTCTGACATGATCTGCGGCTTTGCATCTCTCAAAG GCACAGCAGCCATGCGAAACACCAAGAGAGGATCCTGGTTTATTCAGGAACTTAACACAGCGCTTCGCCTCAATGCCAGAGACACACACCTCGCAGACATTCTGGTGCAG GTCAACGGGCGTATCAAGGAGCGGGAGGGTTACGCCCCGGGCACCGCCCACCATCGCTGCAAAGAGATGTCAGAGTTCACCAGCTCATTGTGCAAAGACCTTTACCTGTTCCCAAA TCCCGCAGTGGAGCTGGATGTCTCGCAGCCTCTGGATCATCTGGGGAAGAGCGCGGTTGGGAAGGACTTCATCTGTGGTTTTTGA